In the Syngnathus scovelli strain Florida chromosome 16, RoL_Ssco_1.2, whole genome shotgun sequence genome, one interval contains:
- the cldnk gene encoding claudin k, whose protein sequence is MATTGMQLVGLIMSILGWVAGAVVILVPLWRVTAFIGNNLVTAQIIWEGLWMTCIVQSTGQIQCKVYDSMLALPSDMQAARGLTVLSVMLCAVALALGVLGVKCTKCVGLSSLKARIARISGVLFAVAGFLFLVPVCWTAHSIIRDFYDPHVAAPHKRELGPGLYVGWGAAALLLVGGSLLYAGSSPPGAPGSPAFSSGESSPRRAPASQVKGYV, encoded by the coding sequence ATGGCCACAACGGGCATGCAGCTGGTCGGCCTCATCATGTCCATCCTGGGCTGGGTGGCTGGGGCGGTGGTGATCCTGGTGCCGCTGTGGCGGGTCACCGCCTTCATTGGCAACAACTTGGTGACCGCTCAGATCATCTGGGAAGGCCTGTGGATGACTTGCATCGTGCAGAGCACGGGTCAGATCCAGTGCAAGGTCTACGACAGCATGCTGGCGCTGCCCAGCGACATGCAGGCCGCCCGAGGCCTGACGGTGCTCTCGGTCATGCTGTGCGCGGTGGCCCTGGCTCTCGGGGTGCTCGGGGTCAAGTGCACCAAGTGCGTGGGGCTCAGCAGCCTCAAGGCGCGCATCGCCCGTATCTCGGGGGTACTCTTTGCCGTGGCCGGCTTTCTCTTCCTGGTGCCTGTCTGCTGGACCGCCCACTCCATCATCCGGGATTTCTACGACCCGCATGTGGCCGCCCCGCACAAGCGTGAACTGGGCCCGGGGCTCTATGTGGGCTGGGGGGCAGCAGCGTTGCTCCTGGTCGGTGGCTCTCTGCTGTATGCCGGCTCCAGTCCGCCCGGCGCGCCCGGCTCACCCGCCTTCAGTAGTGGAGAAAGCAGCCCCCGTCGGGCACCCGCCTCGCAGGTCAAAGGCTATGTCTAA